A single window of Sphingobacterium sp. ML3W DNA harbors:
- a CDS encoding START-like domain-containing protein: MAEKIKLTLEYIVNSSPRILFPFLQEPNALSQWFADDVNYRESIYDFVWDDESHKAKIVNIKENKLIRYKWLEDEPYYFELEIDQDELTNDVALRITDFAKEDDVENRKMIWNNSIEYLQSVIGG, translated from the coding sequence ATGGCTGAAAAAATAAAATTAACCTTAGAATATATCGTAAATTCTTCACCTAGAATTTTATTCCCCTTTTTACAGGAGCCGAATGCCCTATCACAATGGTTTGCTGATGACGTGAATTATCGAGAATCTATCTATGACTTTGTTTGGGACGATGAGAGTCATAAAGCTAAAATAGTCAATATTAAAGAAAATAAACTCATCCGTTATAAATGGCTCGAAGATGAACCTTACTACTTTGAATTAGAAATTGATCAAGACGAATTAACAAATGATGTCGCATTAAGGATCACAGATTTTGCTAAAGAGGATGATGTAGAAAATCGTAAAATGATCTGGAATAATTCAATAGAATACTTACAAAGTGTGATAGGAGGATAA
- a CDS encoding LptF/LptG family permease produces MKKIYLLILKSFIKPFLVTFCIVMFVLLMLFLFKYIDDLIGKGFEWIVILKLLGYACVTQISMAMPLSMLLSSIMTFGNLGESYELVAIKAAGVSLRKAMTPLFILVGFFSLSSFLFSDYILPIANLKMGSLLYDVRNKKADFLIKPGIFNNTIPGYSIRAKGKNENGTILYDLMIYDNQGGNAGNTVLIAKEGFIYNSPDNSYMILKLKDGIRYEDARVKSSKSYDPRQQFTRFKFKETEQKFDMEWNKMQKTDENLFKSHHAMLNLKQLKVYTDSNKVKLDSVKHMLSNTMDHRFNLFSPYFNAKQGNETIKPVQVKPFNDLMQDIVSPEQRVQITASALSQLNYMKDDLSNRLPDYKDLNSKDIRYQIEFHRKFTLAVSCLLLFAIGAPLGAIIRKGGLGLPVIMAIIFFLIYHIISTVAEKSAKDGSISPILGMWMAIIVLSPLAGFLTYKSTTDSALFDIDQYKIKAEAGLKWLKNKLAKKKPKVQ; encoded by the coding sequence ATGAAAAAGATTTATCTACTTATTCTTAAATCCTTTATAAAGCCATTTCTCGTCACTTTTTGCATTGTGATGTTTGTGCTTTTAATGCTTTTCTTATTTAAATACATTGATGATTTAATAGGCAAAGGCTTCGAGTGGATTGTCATTTTAAAATTGCTAGGCTACGCATGTGTCACGCAAATTTCAATGGCCATGCCACTTTCTATGCTATTGTCATCCATCATGACTTTTGGAAACTTGGGTGAAAGCTATGAGCTTGTTGCCATCAAAGCTGCAGGAGTATCGCTTAGAAAAGCCATGACCCCACTATTCATATTAGTGGGTTTCTTCAGCTTAAGTTCATTTCTTTTTTCAGATTACATTCTACCCATTGCCAATCTAAAAATGGGTTCATTGCTTTATGACGTTAGGAACAAAAAGGCTGACTTTTTAATTAAGCCGGGAATCTTCAACAATACCATACCTGGATATTCCATTCGTGCAAAAGGTAAAAATGAAAATGGAACGATCCTTTATGACCTTATGATTTATGACAATCAAGGTGGAAATGCAGGAAATACCGTTTTAATTGCTAAAGAAGGGTTTATCTACAACTCACCTGATAATAGTTATATGATCTTAAAACTAAAAGATGGTATACGCTATGAAGATGCACGCGTAAAAAGCTCAAAAAGTTACGACCCTCGCCAACAATTTACCAGATTTAAATTCAAAGAGACTGAACAAAAATTTGATATGGAATGGAATAAAATGCAAAAAACAGATGAAAATCTGTTCAAGAGTCACCATGCCATGTTAAACTTAAAACAGCTCAAAGTATATACCGATTCGAATAAAGTTAAGTTAGACAGCGTGAAACATATGTTATCCAATACAATGGACCATCGTTTCAATCTGTTTTCTCCATATTTCAATGCTAAACAGGGGAACGAAACGATAAAACCTGTTCAAGTAAAACCATTCAATGATCTTATGCAGGATATCGTCAGTCCTGAACAGCGAGTTCAAATTACCGCAAGTGCTTTAAGTCAACTTAATTATATGAAAGACGATCTTAGTAATAGATTGCCCGATTATAAAGACTTAAATTCAAAAGATATACGCTACCAGATTGAATTTCATCGAAAATTCACACTAGCGGTGTCTTGTTTACTACTATTTGCTATTGGAGCACCCTTAGGAGCTATTATTCGTAAAGGAGGATTAGGTCTTCCTGTCATCATGGCTATTATCTTCTTTCTGATTTATCACATCATCTCAACGGTGGCAGAAAAATCGGCTAAAGACGGTTCCATTTCACCTATCCTAGGAATGTGGATGGCCATTATTGTATTGTCTCCCTTAGCAGGATTCTTAACCTATAAATCCACGACAGACTCTGCCCTCTTCGATATCGACCAATATAAGATAAAAGCCGAGGCAGGATTGAAATGGCTTAAGAACAAACTAGCTAAAAAGAAGCCAAAAGTGCAATAA
- a CDS encoding bifunctional 3,4-dihydroxy-2-butanone-4-phosphate synthase/GTP cyclohydrolase II has product MEFKLNTIEEAIEDIKAGKVIIVVDDEDRENEGDFVTAARNATPEVINFMATHGRGLVCAPLTKQRCDELNLELMVGKNTAVYETNFTVSVDLQGYGCTTGISASDRSKTIKALIDPNIDPVELGRPGHIFPLIAKDGGVLRRTGHTEATVDLARLAGFEPAGVLVEILKDDGEMARLPELMEVAKRFDLKIISIEDLIEYRLKHDSLITEEVEVDMPTAFGDFKLKAYTQKDTGEHHLALYKGEWTEEEPILVRVHSSCLTGDIFGSCRCDCGPQLHKAMEMIQKEGKGVIVYMNQEGRGIGLVNKLQAYKLQESGIDTVDANIQLGFKADLRDYGIGAQILRNLGVTKMRLMSNNPTKRAGLVGYGLEIIENVAIEIQSNPYNEEYLKTKRDRMGHTIMKNL; this is encoded by the coding sequence ATGGAGTTCAAATTAAACACGATTGAAGAAGCAATCGAAGATATAAAAGCTGGCAAAGTGATCATCGTAGTGGATGATGAAGACCGCGAAAATGAAGGTGATTTTGTTACAGCAGCTAGAAATGCTACACCAGAAGTCATCAATTTCATGGCAACACACGGAAGAGGTTTAGTATGTGCACCTTTAACGAAACAACGTTGTGATGAACTGAATTTAGAATTAATGGTAGGTAAGAATACCGCTGTTTACGAAACTAATTTTACGGTTTCTGTTGACCTACAAGGATATGGTTGTACGACAGGAATTTCAGCTTCCGACCGTTCAAAAACAATCAAAGCGTTAATCGATCCAAACATCGACCCTGTCGAGCTTGGACGCCCAGGGCATATATTTCCACTAATCGCAAAAGATGGTGGTGTATTACGTCGTACAGGTCATACAGAAGCTACTGTAGACTTGGCACGTCTTGCTGGTTTCGAACCAGCAGGTGTATTGGTTGAGATTTTAAAAGACGATGGTGAAATGGCAAGACTTCCAGAATTAATGGAAGTAGCAAAACGTTTTGATTTAAAGATTATCAGCATTGAGGATTTAATCGAATATCGTTTAAAACATGATTCCCTTATCACTGAAGAAGTTGAAGTCGATATGCCAACGGCATTCGGTGATTTTAAATTAAAAGCTTACACACAAAAAGATACAGGCGAGCACCATCTAGCACTTTACAAAGGCGAATGGACTGAAGAAGAGCCTATTTTAGTACGTGTACATAGCTCATGTCTTACTGGTGATATCTTTGGCTCTTGCCGTTGTGATTGTGGTCCACAATTACATAAAGCAATGGAGATGATTCAAAAAGAAGGTAAAGGTGTTATCGTATACATGAATCAAGAAGGCCGTGGAATAGGTCTAGTAAACAAATTGCAAGCATACAAACTGCAGGAAAGTGGTATCGACACTGTAGACGCCAATATTCAATTAGGCTTCAAAGCAGATTTACGCGATTATGGAATTGGCGCTCAGATTTTGAGAAATCTTGGTGTTACCAAAATGCGCTTAATGTCCAACAATCCTACAAAACGAGCAGGTTTGGTTGGATATGGATTAGAAATCATAGAAAACGTAGCTATCGAAATCCAATCTAACCCTTATAATGAGGAATATTTAAAAACAAAGAGAGACCGAATGGGTCATACCATTATGAAGAATCTTTAA
- a CDS encoding thiol-disulfide oxidoreductase DCC family protein produces MMKENPKQLILFDGICNLCNKTVNFIIKRDKKDQFRFTSLQSKIGDSYVRHLPPGTDSILYLRNNKIFTKSTAALYIAKDIGYPYALLFPLIFLPTSWRDNCYDYIAKNRYRWFGKQEQCEIPSKQTSKKFI; encoded by the coding sequence ATGATGAAAGAAAATCCTAAACAACTCATATTATTTGATGGGATTTGCAACCTCTGCAATAAGACTGTTAATTTTATCATCAAGAGAGATAAAAAAGATCAATTTAGATTTACATCCTTACAATCTAAGATTGGGGATAGCTATGTTCGTCATCTACCTCCAGGCACAGACTCTATCCTATATCTCAGAAATAATAAAATCTTTACAAAAAGTACCGCAGCCCTATATATTGCTAAAGATATAGGCTATCCGTACGCCTTACTTTTTCCTTTAATCTTTTTACCAACATCTTGGCGAGACAATTGTTATGATTATATCGCAAAAAATAGATACCGTTGGTTTGGAAAACAAGAACAATGCGAAATACCCTCCAAACAAACGAGCAAAAAATTCATTTAA
- a CDS encoding NAD-dependent succinate-semialdehyde dehydrogenase, which translates to MKNPLLLNQAYINGKFISHIHTFDVINPATGKVIDSVPDLEVKACQNAIAAAETAWKTWRSLSATQRSILVRNWYDLILKNKNYLAEIITLESGKPLKESLTEVEYGNSFVEWFAEEGKRTYGETIPSAQNGNRMITIKQGIGVVAAITPWNFPLAMITRKVAPALVAGCTIVLKPASQTPFSAIALAKLAEEAGLPKGVFNVVTSKDSAGFGKELATNPVIRKLSFTGSTEVGKSLIAQSASNIKKVSMELGGNAPFIVFDDADIDAAVKGAIAGKFRNSGQTCVSINRFYVQENVYEEFAKKLTTAVKELKVGNGLDKGIEVGPLINLKGLEKVKNHIDDALQHGAKITTGGKQLKGLFFEPTVLTHISHTARIAQEETFGPVCALFKFTTEESAITLSNDTPFGLASYFYSQNVNRCFRVSEQLEAGMVGINTGLISNAAAPFGGVKESGIGREGSKHGLDEYMEIKYLCFGA; encoded by the coding sequence ATGAAAAATCCCTTATTGCTAAATCAAGCTTATATAAATGGAAAATTCATTTCCCACATACACACATTCGATGTCATTAACCCTGCTACAGGAAAAGTAATAGACTCCGTTCCTGATCTAGAAGTAAAAGCGTGTCAAAATGCGATAGCAGCAGCAGAAACAGCTTGGAAAACCTGGCGTTCATTATCCGCTACACAGCGTAGTATCTTAGTTAGAAATTGGTACGATCTGATCTTAAAGAATAAAAATTATTTAGCAGAAATTATAACACTTGAAAGTGGTAAACCCTTGAAAGAGTCATTGACAGAAGTTGAATATGGGAATTCATTTGTTGAATGGTTTGCAGAAGAAGGAAAAAGAACATATGGTGAAACAATACCTTCTGCTCAAAATGGAAATCGCATGATAACCATAAAGCAAGGAATTGGTGTAGTCGCTGCCATCACACCTTGGAATTTCCCCTTAGCAATGATTACGCGCAAGGTAGCCCCTGCCCTTGTTGCAGGCTGTACCATTGTATTAAAACCTGCCTCACAAACTCCCTTTTCCGCTATTGCATTAGCTAAGTTGGCAGAAGAAGCTGGGCTTCCTAAAGGTGTTTTTAATGTCGTAACCAGTAAAGATAGTGCCGGTTTTGGCAAAGAGCTGGCAACAAACCCAGTAATAAGAAAACTATCATTTACAGGTTCAACGGAGGTGGGGAAATCCCTAATCGCACAATCTGCTTCCAATATCAAAAAAGTATCCATGGAATTGGGAGGCAATGCCCCATTTATTGTATTTGACGATGCCGATATAGATGCCGCAGTAAAAGGGGCAATAGCGGGCAAGTTTCGCAATTCAGGACAAACTTGTGTTTCCATCAATCGTTTTTATGTCCAAGAAAATGTATACGAAGAATTCGCAAAAAAACTTACCACAGCAGTTAAAGAACTTAAAGTAGGAAATGGCCTAGATAAAGGTATTGAAGTTGGCCCACTAATTAATCTGAAGGGACTTGAAAAAGTTAAAAACCATATTGATGATGCGCTGCAACATGGAGCCAAAATCACAACAGGTGGTAAACAATTAAAGGGTTTATTCTTTGAGCCCACTGTATTGACTCATATATCGCATACAGCACGTATTGCCCAGGAGGAAACATTTGGGCCGGTATGTGCATTGTTTAAATTTACAACTGAAGAGTCTGCGATTACATTATCCAACGACACCCCATTTGGTTTAGCATCCTATTTCTATAGTCAAAATGTAAATCGATGTTTTCGCGTGTCCGAGCAACTGGAAGCGGGCATGGTTGGTATTAATACCGGTTTGATTTCAAATGCTGCTGCCCCATTCGGTGGTGTAAAAGAGTCAGGAATCGGTCGCGAGGGATCAAAACATGGATTAGATGAATATATGGAAATAAAATATTTATGTTTCGGTGCATAA
- a CDS encoding sugar phosphate isomerase/epimerase family protein has translation MKKLKFLVTVLLVTGTSLLSFESFAQQTLKKKDIGLQLYSVRSLIKNDVDYFPVLQKLSAMGYTSVEAAGFSDGKFYNNTPQEFKNKVEKAGMRVVSSHATRNLSKEELASGNFSEAMKWWEAAIAAHKAAGMEYIVTPWMEVPKTIKDLELQCKYLNEVGKLCRQNGMKYGYHNHSHEFQKVEDKVVMLDYMIEHTNPEDVFFELDVYWTVMGQSSPVDYFSKYPGRFKALHIKDRREIGQSGIVGFDAIFKNAKKAGVKHIFVELEEVSVDLETGLKESIDYLLAAPYVEASYSK, from the coding sequence ATGAAAAAATTAAAATTTTTGGTTACTGTTCTTTTGGTAACAGGAACAAGTCTTTTGAGCTTCGAAAGTTTTGCTCAGCAAACATTGAAAAAGAAAGATATTGGCTTACAGCTTTATTCAGTGAGAAGTTTGATTAAGAATGATGTTGACTATTTTCCTGTCTTACAGAAATTGTCTGCTATGGGGTATACTTCTGTAGAAGCAGCAGGATTTAGTGATGGTAAATTTTATAATAACACTCCACAAGAGTTTAAAAATAAAGTTGAAAAAGCTGGGATGCGCGTAGTTTCCTCGCATGCAACTAGAAATCTTTCAAAAGAAGAATTAGCATCTGGAAATTTTTCTGAAGCAATGAAGTGGTGGGAAGCAGCAATAGCAGCTCATAAGGCTGCCGGGATGGAATATATTGTTACGCCATGGATGGAAGTTCCAAAAACGATAAAGGATTTGGAATTACAGTGTAAGTATCTAAATGAGGTCGGTAAATTATGTCGCCAAAATGGAATGAAGTATGGATATCATAACCATTCGCACGAATTTCAAAAAGTAGAGGATAAGGTTGTGATGCTAGATTATATGATCGAACATACAAATCCTGAAGATGTATTTTTTGAATTAGATGTATATTGGACGGTAATGGGACAATCTAGTCCAGTTGATTACTTTAGCAAATATCCAGGAAGATTTAAAGCACTTCATATCAAAGATCGCCGCGAAATAGGACAAAGTGGAATAGTGGGCTTTGATGCGATCTTTAAAAATGCAAAAAAAGCTGGTGTGAAGCACATATTTGTGGAACTAGAAGAAGTTTCTGTTGATTTGGAAACAGGCCTTAAAGAGAGTATCGATTACCTTTTAGCGGCTCCGTATGTTGAAGCAAGCTATTCAAAATAG
- a CDS encoding DEAD/DEAH box helicase codes for MSFESLGLSHNIISSVKQLGYLKPFPIQEQAIPVILSGKDMMGIAQTGSGKTACFVMPILEKLQAEVVQRDRNIEVLILVPTRELAIQIDEVFRAFTTNLKREVRTMAVYGGVSINPQMKGMLGVEVLTATPGRLLDLINSKALSIGQIQHLVIDEADKMFQMGFEDELKQLFALMPKKKQTTLFSATLNDKIAEINKILAIDPIVIEIDSEDVHIDHIEQIAYHVTSETKGPFLRYLIKENKMNQVLVFVSSTRTADKLVDKLIKNKIRALSIHGQKSQGNRRDHLDYFKKGDVQVLVATDLIGRGIHIDALPVVINFELPRSPLDYVHRIGRTGRAHDTGLAITLLTDEDLQHFGVIQKKMGKSVEIKPTNEVNLHGY; via the coding sequence ATGTCATTTGAGTCTTTAGGTTTATCGCACAATATCATTAGTTCTGTAAAGCAGTTAGGTTATCTCAAACCTTTTCCTATTCAAGAACAAGCTATTCCAGTTATTTTATCCGGTAAGGATATGATGGGAATTGCACAAACGGGATCGGGAAAGACAGCCTGTTTTGTGATGCCTATTTTAGAAAAACTACAAGCTGAGGTTGTTCAACGTGATCGAAATATAGAAGTATTGATACTCGTTCCTACACGAGAATTGGCTATTCAAATTGATGAGGTTTTTAGAGCTTTTACTACCAATCTAAAACGAGAGGTTAGAACAATGGCAGTATATGGCGGCGTATCTATCAATCCACAGATGAAGGGTATGTTAGGGGTAGAAGTCTTAACAGCAACTCCAGGACGTTTGCTTGATTTGATAAATAGTAAAGCATTAAGTATTGGTCAGATTCAACACCTGGTTATTGATGAGGCAGATAAAATGTTTCAAATGGGTTTTGAGGACGAATTGAAGCAACTTTTCGCTTTAATGCCTAAGAAAAAACAAACTACTTTATTTTCGGCAACATTAAATGATAAAATAGCGGAAATTAATAAAATACTTGCAATTGATCCGATTGTCATAGAAATCGATAGTGAAGATGTTCACATTGATCATATTGAGCAGATTGCCTATCATGTGACTTCCGAAACTAAGGGTCCGTTCTTACGGTATCTGATTAAAGAGAACAAGATGAATCAAGTACTCGTCTTTGTATCATCTACGCGTACAGCTGATAAATTGGTTGATAAATTAATAAAGAATAAAATTAGAGCCTTATCTATTCATGGTCAAAAATCGCAAGGTAATAGAAGGGACCATCTGGATTATTTCAAAAAGGGTGATGTACAAGTTTTGGTCGCTACAGATCTAATTGGCCGTGGTATACATATTGATGCTTTACCTGTTGTCATTAATTTTGAGTTACCTCGTTCTCCATTGGATTATGTACATCGTATTGGTAGAACAGGTCGTGCTCATGATACTGGTTTAGCGATCACGTTGCTAACTGACGAGGATTTACAGCATTTTGGTGTTATACAAAAGAAAATGGGTAAATCAGTGGAAATTAAGCCAACAAACGAGGTAAATCTACACGGATATTAA
- a CDS encoding CopD family protein, whose translation MVYLYAKAIHIIFVICWMAGLFYMPRLFIYHTEAKEQSKETYTILHKQFSIMENRLWWVITTPAMYITVSSALVMLYVNPALLQMGWMQVKLVLVAGMIAYHFISQHMLFNLRDEKSTLSSSKLRMWNEVSTVLLFAIVFTVVLKSALNWIYGVAGLLSLAILLMILIKAYKKYRISKGSK comes from the coding sequence ATGGTTTACCTTTACGCTAAAGCGATACATATTATTTTTGTCATTTGTTGGATGGCCGGTTTATTCTATATGCCGCGATTATTTATTTACCATACCGAAGCAAAAGAACAATCAAAAGAAACATATACCATCTTGCACAAGCAATTCTCAATCATGGAAAATCGTCTATGGTGGGTCATTACTACACCGGCTATGTATATAACGGTGAGTTCTGCTTTAGTGATGTTGTACGTTAATCCTGCATTATTGCAAATGGGTTGGATGCAGGTTAAGTTGGTACTTGTAGCGGGCATGATTGCCTACCACTTTATAAGCCAACATATGTTATTCAACCTAAGAGATGAGAAATCTACGCTGAGTTCTTCAAAGCTTAGAATGTGGAATGAAGTATCTACGGTGTTATTATTCGCCATTGTTTTTACAGTCGTACTGAAATCAGCTTTAAATTGGATTTACGGTGTTGCGGGACTTTTATCACTAGCTATTTTATTAATGATTTTGATTAAAGCCTATAAAAAATATCGTATTTCTAAAGGGAGTAAGTAA